The DNA region TTCATAGCTGACGCGCGGAAATGGCACGCGCTCGCCGTCGGTGCCGGGTGCGATGACGGCTTCGAGCTTGGCGACGTCGCGGCCGATGACCTTGAGATCGGCGCGGTGCTGCTCGAGCACGCGGGTGACGATGTGCGTGATGAAGCCCTCGGCGAGGTCCATCAGGCCGTTGAGTTCGAGATAGGCGACTTCGGGCTCGATCATCCAGAACTCGGTGAGGTGGCGGCGGGTCTTGGATTTTTCGGCGCGGAAGGTGGGGCCGAAGCTGTAGACCTTGCCGAGGGCGAGCGCGGTGGCTTCGATGTAGAGCTGGCCGGACTGGGTGAGGTAGGCCTTGTCGTCGTCGAAGTAGTCCATCTCGAAGAGCTCGGAGGTGCCTTCGCAGGCGTTGGGCGTGAGGATGGGTGGGTCGGTGCGGATGAAGCCGTTGGTGTCGAAGTACTCGGCGGCGGCGCGCATGATGGTGGCGCGGACGCGGAGGATGGCGGACTGGCGCGGGGTGCGGAGCCAGAGGTGGCGATGCTCCATGAGGAAGTCGACGCCGTGTTCTTTGAGGGTGATGGGGAAGGGGTCGTCGGCGGAGACGGGGGAGATGATGTGGATGTCTTCGACGTCGAGCTCGTAGCCGGAGGGAGCGCGGGAGTCGGCACGGACTTTGCCGGTGACGGTGAGGGAGGATTCGAGCTGGAGGTTCTTGAGGGTCTCGAAGACGTGCTCGGGGACGGCGGCTTTGGGGACGATGCCCTGGATGGTGCCGGTGCCGTCGCGGAAGGTGGGGAAGAGTAGCTTGCCCGAGGAGCGGATGTTGTAGAGCCATCCGCGGAGCGTGACGGTCTGGCCTTCGTGTGCGGCGAGTGAGGCGATGGTGGCGAGTTCGGGCATGGCGCGGTTTTACCTTCCGGATTTAAGAGTACCGGAGAAAACGACCGCTCTAACGGTTCTCAGCTGGGGTTGGGCAGAAGAAGGTCTTCAGCGGAGCGGGCGGTCTGGTCGAAGGCGGCGGTGGCTTTGGCTGTCGCACTCTCTGCGGTCTCGTTGAGGTCGTGGGCGATCTCGAGGATGCCGGGGACTTCAGCGGGGAGCGCTGATGCGAGCTTGTAGACGCTGGCGAAGTCGATCTCGCCTGCTCCGGGCCACAGGTGTTCGTCGCGCATACCCTTGTTGTCGTGCAGATTGAGTTGGTGGATGCGTGGCTTCAGCAGCTCGAAGGCATGGTCGATGCCTGTGTCGCTGAGATGTGCGTGGCCGATGTCGAGCGTGATGCCGACGTTGTCGAAGTGGCCGATGTGCAGGATCTCCAGTAAGTGTTCGGGGGTGGTGACTTCGTTTTGCAGGTTCTCGAGCAGAATTTTGATGCCCAGAGGATGCGCGAAGGCTTTGAGGTGCTCGATGGCGGTGAGCGAGTTCTCAATGGCGCGGGTGTCCCAGGGGTCGTCCTTAAGGCCGAGGTGAAGGGTGGCGGCGGAGATGGGGACCATCTCGGCGGACTCGAGCGCGCGTTTGACCTCGTCCATGGCGTCGATGCGGCGCGTCTTCTCGGGGGAGATGAGCGAGAGCGTGGCGGAGACGTGGCGCGACCAGTTCTCGGATTGTTCGCGGTTGTGAATGGGCTGATGCAGCGTGGCGTTGATGCCGTTGTCGCGGAACCAGAGGGCGACCTCACGAAGCTGGGCACGGTCGGTGTAGTCGAAGTGGTGACGCGCGGCGAAGAGTTCGATGGTCTTTGCGCCACTGTTCTTGAGCGCGTCGAGGAGGCCCGGGTGGAGGCGCTGGGAAAGGAAGACGTGCGTCGAGATTCCGGGCTGCATGGTGAACAAAGGGTACATCAAGGCGGCGTGTGGAGATTTTTCATTGTGCAAACTCACCTTAGGCGCAGTGAGACCGCGTCGAAGGTGAGGTACCCATAGAAAATGCAGGTCCTTCGACTTCGCTGCGCTTCGCTCAGGATGACAAATACGTCAACGTGCGAGCGAGGTAGGCTTTTGGGGAGTTATGCTGGCTTGCACGGTTTTGCGAAGAAGAGGAGATAGCGGATGAGCTGGATGCGGGTGGCTTTGTTGGGATCGTTGGCGTGTGGGAGCATGGGGATGTGGGCGCAGACGGCAGCTCCCGCTGCGGCAGTTCAACCCGATGCGCAGAAGCAGATCGACACGATGAAAAAGAAGCTGGCCGACTGGGCGCAACTGGATCGCTATCGCGCGGCCAATGCCACTCTGGCTGCTCCGGCGAACGGAGAGAAGCGCGTTGTGTTCTATGGCGACTCGATTACGGACGCGTGGGCGCAGCACGCGGACGAGTTCTTTCCGGGCAAGGGCTATATCGGCCGCGGCATCAGCGGACAGACGACACCGCAGATGCTGGTGCGGTTTGAGCAGGACGTGGTGCATCTGAAGCCAGCCGTCGTGGTGGTTCTTGCGGGTACGAACGACATTGCGGGGAATACAGGGCCGTCGTCGCCGGAGATGATCGAGGACAACTTTATGTCGATGTTGGCAGTGGCGCGCGCGAACAATATAAAGATGGTGGTGTCGTCGATCCTCCCGGCGGACCACTACAAGTGGCAGCCCGCGGTGCAGCCGGCGGAGAAGATTCGCGACATGAATGCGCGCCTGAAGGCGATGTGCCAGCGCGAGGGGCTGGTGTATCTGGACTACTATACGGCGATGGCGAACGCGAATGGCGGACTCGACGCGGAGCTTGCGCTTGATGGCGTGCACCCGACGGCGAAGGGGTACGCGATGATGTCGCCGCTGGCGGAGAAGGCGATTGCGCAAGCGCTGGCGAAGTAAGGAGATTCGCGATGACACATGTAGTGCAGGCCCCGATCATTCCGCCGTTTACCCATGAGAGCGCAGTCAGGAAGGTTCGCATGGCGGAGGATGCGTGAAACACGCGCGATCCCGAGCGCGTCTCGCTGGCGTATACGGTGGACAGCAGATGGAGGAACCGTTCGGAGTTTGTGAACGGCCGCGTGGAGATCGTCGCATTCCTTACGCGCAAGTGGGCGCACGAGCTGGACTACCGGCTGATCAAGGAGCTGTGGGCGTTCGATGATGCGAGGATCGCGGTGCGGTTTGCTTACGAGTGCCATGACGTCAGTGGGCAGTGGTGGCGCAGCTACGGGAACGAAAACTGGGAGTTTGACGACCACGGCTTGATGAAACGCAGGCACGCCAGCATCAACGACCTTGCCATCACAGAGGAGCAGCGCCTTTATCGCTGGCCCACAGGCCGTCGGCCTGACGACCATCCCAGCCTGAGCGAATTGGGGCTATAGCCCAATTTTTATTGGGAACATCGCGTCTCCGGTCTTAGTATGTTTGCGCAATCGTTACAGCAGACAGCGGTGCGTGGAGGAACAGATGCCATACCTTACGGTAGGACGGGATGCGGGCGACATCGATATTTACTTTGAGGACCATGGCACCGGGAAGCCGGTGATCCTGATCCATGGGTTTCCGCTGAGCGGGCGGTCGTGGGAGAAGCAGACGGCGGCGCTGCTGGATGCGGGGCTTCGTGTGATTACGTATGACCGGCGCGGCTTTGGGCAGTCGAGTCAGACGCTGCTGGGCTACAACTACGATGTCTTCGCCGAAGATCTGTGCAAGCTGACGAAGCATCTCAGCCTGAACCGCTTTTCGCTGGTGGGCTTTTCGATGGGCGGGGGCGAGGTGGCTCGTTTTATGGGAAGGTTTGGGGCTACGCATGTTGAACGGGCGGTGTTCATCTCGGCAGTGCCTCCGTTTCTGCTGAAGTCGGAGGCGAATCCCGGAGGAGTGGATGCGAGTGTAAGGCTCGAGCTTGAGGCCGCGGCGAAGAAGAACCGGCTGGGTTTCCTGACGTCGTTCCTGGAGAACTTCTACAACGCCGACGACCTGCTCGGTTCGCGGCTGACGGAGGAAGACCTTCGCTATAGCTGGCAGATTGCTTCGATGGCCTCGCCGATGGGAACGCTGAACTGCATCAGGACGTGGTGGACAGACTTCCGCGAGGACGTGGCGAAGATCAATGTGCCGACGCTGATCATTCACGGCGACGCCGACAGGACGCTGCCGATCGACGGGACGGCGCGGCCGCTGCGTCAGGCGATCCGCGGCAGCAGGCTGGCGGTGATCGAAGGCGCTCCGCACGGCCTGCTGACGACTCATGCGGACAAGGTGAATCCGCTGCTGGTGGACTTTCTCAAGTAGAGTTGTGACGGTGGGATGCTCTGGAGGATGGATGGCTGGGAATCATACGGTGGTCGCACGCTTTGTGGAAGAGGTCATTAACCGGGGACGGCTCGAAGTTGCCGACGAGATCGTCGCGCTGGACTTTGTAGAGTTGGATCCGTTGCCGGGGCAAAGGCAAGGCCGTGAAGGGTTGAAGGAGGTCATCGCCATGATGCGCTCTGCGTTTCCCGATATTCACTGGGTCATCGACGAGGTGATCGAAGAGGGAGAAAAGGTGGCGAGCCGCTTTACGTGGACCGGGACGCATCGCGGAGTCTTTCTCGGTGTCCCGGCTACTGGCAGGAGCGTGAAGGTGAAGGGCGTGGTGATCGACCGGGTCGTAGGCGGTTTGATGACCGACAGCCGCATCCTGATGGACAGCCTGGGGATGATGCAGCAGCTCGGCGTGGTTCCGGCGCCGTAGTTGTCCTACGACGCCGGAGCTGCTCAGGTTGTTACTGCACGGCGTTGACGAGGTCGTGCAGCGGATCGAGCACGGTGAAGCGCACGAGCGACTGCGGCTTACGCGCGGCTTCGATTGCAGCGAGGCTTGACTGCTTCCATCCTGCGGGGGCCTTCTTGCCGGCGAGGTATTCGAGCGCCTGCTGGCCAGCTTTACCTAGTTGCGCAAGTTGCTGGGCGCGTGGGCGAGCAGCGGCGAGCAGGGGTGAGCGGTCCATCTGTGCCTCGACGGCAGGGGCGGCGGCAGTCCAGCTCTCAAAGGCGCGGATGAGTTGGTTGCGCGCGTCGCTGTTCGCCTTCGGCGACTTGAGCAGGTCGCGGACGAGGACGGCTATCTGTTGACGCGAGGGCGGGTCGGGGCGCACGGCGTCGACGAGCAGGTCGAGCGGCGTGAGCTGCGAGGTGTGTTGGCCGCGGTAGCGGTCACCGAAGGGAACGGGTTGCAGGACGGAGGAGAAGACGCGGAGGGCGTTGATGTCTTCCGTTCCGGCGAGCTCGCGCAGCGCCGCGCCTTCATGGGTCAGGTGTGTGGTTCCGGCGAGGGCTTCGATGCGCAGCGACTCGACCCCGAGGCGGCGGTACATGTCGTCGACGTCGCGGGTGGCAGCGGGCGACCAGAGACGCTCGGCTACCGCCGCGGTGCGGGGCCAGATGCGCGAGTCGATGGAGAGCTCATTGACGTGCTCTCCCCACATGCAGGCTTCGCCGCCAAGGACGAGCCTCGCCTGCTCCGGCGTGAGGCCGTTGCCGGCTGGCAGCGGGTCTGCGAGGTAATATTCTTCGGCAGATTTCATGTGGTCGAGGTAGTACGGCTGCGACAGGATGCCCTGGTAGCCGCGCCCTGCCGCGTCGTAGAGCGACTTGGCTCCGCGCCAGGAGTGGATGATGGCGTCGGTGGGAAGCGCGGGGTTGAGGATCTCATCCCAGCCGACCATGTGCTTGCCGTGCTTCTTCGCAAGCTCGAGCACCTTCTGGCTGAAATAGGTCTGGAGCTCCTCGGTGTTCTTGAAGTTGTGCTCCTTCATGAAGGCGACGACGCGGGGGTTGGCCTTCCACTGTGTGCCGGGTGTCTCGTCGCCTCCGAGGTGGAGGTAGGGATCGGGGAAGATGGTGGCCATCTCACCGAGGAAGCCATCGATGAACTGGTACGTGCTCTCCTTGGTCGGGTCCATGGCGACACCTTCGACGCCGAACTCGCGGCGGATGGTGTAGGGGCCGGGGTCGCTGGAGAGCTCGGGATAGCCGACCAGCCAGCTACGTGTGTGGCCGGGCATGTCGAACTCAGGTACGACGCGGATGCCGCGCGCGCGGGCGTAGGCGACGATCTCGCGCGCCTGGTCCTGCGTATAGAAGAGGCCGTCGGAGCCCATGCCGGACAGTTTGGGGTAGAGCTTGCTCTCGATGCGGAAGCCCTGGTCTTCTGTGAGGTGCCAGTGGAAGACGTTGAGTTTCACGGCGGCCATCGCATCGAGGTTGCGCTTGATGACTTCGACGGGCTCGAAGTGGCGGCCGGAGTCGATCATCAGGCCGCGCCAGCGGAAGCGCGGCGAGTCTTCGATCTGGACGGCGGGGACGATGAAGCCGTTGCCGTTGGACTGAATGAGTTGCTCAAGCGTGGTGAGGCCGCGCATGGCTCCG from Acidobacteriota bacterium includes:
- the asnS gene encoding asparagine--tRNA ligase, which encodes MPELATIASLAAHEGQTVTLRGWLYNIRSSGKLLFPTFRDGTGTIQGIVPKAAVPEHVFETLKNLQLESSLTVTGKVRADSRAPSGYELDVEDIHIISPVSADDPFPITLKEHGVDFLMEHRHLWLRTPRQSAILRVRATIMRAAAEYFDTNGFIRTDPPILTPNACEGTSELFEMDYFDDDKAYLTQSGQLYIEATALALGKVYSFGPTFRAEKSKTRRHLTEFWMIEPEVAYLELNGLMDLAEGFITHIVTRVLEQHRADLKVIGRDVAKLEAVIAPGTDGERVPFPRVSYEEAHAMLEKAFAECKIENPHKDGDDFGSPDETYISSQFDKPVLVHRYPAAIKAFYMQPDPHDPTKALCLDVLAPEGYGEIIGGSQRVDNYDLLKSRIEEHNLPLAAFQWYLDLRKYGSVPHAGFGMGIERAVAWICGLDHVRETIPFARTLNRIYP
- a CDS encoding sugar phosphate isomerase/epimerase, whose product is MQPGISTHVFLSQRLHPGLLDALKNSGAKTIELFAARHHFDYTDRAQLREVALWFRDNGINATLHQPIHNREQSENWSRHVSATLSLISPEKTRRIDAMDEVKRALESAEMVPISAATLHLGLKDDPWDTRAIENSLTAIEHLKAFAHPLGIKILLENLQNEVTTPEHLLEILHIGHFDNVGITLDIGHAHLSDTGIDHAFELLKPRIHQLNLHDNKGMRDEHLWPGAGEIDFASVYKLASALPAEVPGILEIAHDLNETAESATAKATAAFDQTARSAEDLLLPNPS
- a CDS encoding SGNH/GDSL hydrolase family protein, whose translation is MRVALLGSLACGSMGMWAQTAAPAAAVQPDAQKQIDTMKKKLADWAQLDRYRAANATLAAPANGEKRVVFYGDSITDAWAQHADEFFPGKGYIGRGISGQTTPQMLVRFEQDVVHLKPAVVVVLAGTNDIAGNTGPSSPEMIEDNFMSMLAVARANNIKMVVSSILPADHYKWQPAVQPAEKIRDMNARLKAMCQREGLVYLDYYTAMANANGGLDAELALDGVHPTAKGYAMMSPLAEKAIAQALAK
- a CDS encoding alpha/beta hydrolase; amino-acid sequence: MPYLTVGRDAGDIDIYFEDHGTGKPVILIHGFPLSGRSWEKQTAALLDAGLRVITYDRRGFGQSSQTLLGYNYDVFAEDLCKLTKHLSLNRFSLVGFSMGGGEVARFMGRFGATHVERAVFISAVPPFLLKSEANPGGVDASVRLELEAAAKKNRLGFLTSFLENFYNADDLLGSRLTEEDLRYSWQIASMASPMGTLNCIRTWWTDFREDVAKINVPTLIIHGDADRTLPIDGTARPLRQAIRGSRLAVIEGAPHGLLTTHADKVNPLLVDFLK
- a CDS encoding ester cyclase — its product is MAGNHTVVARFVEEVINRGRLEVADEIVALDFVELDPLPGQRQGREGLKEVIAMMRSAFPDIHWVIDEVIEEGEKVASRFTWTGTHRGVFLGVPATGRSVKVKGVVIDRVVGGLMTDSRILMDSLGMMQQLGVVPAP
- a CDS encoding family 20 glycosylhydrolase translates to MSSLLPSQTFTNTLMPQPAHLTAATGAFPWTTSVTVGVTHFSDQRLDDAVQRALLDLERKTGVPRQRSITTSAASTLAIDVDGAGEAVQSIDEDESYALAVTPAGIKLHAATVVGAMRGLTTLEQLIQSNGNGFIVPAVQIEDSPRFRWRGLMIDSGRHFEPVEVIKRNLDAMAAVKLNVFHWHLTEDQGFRIESKLYPKLSGMGSDGLFYTQDQAREIVAYARARGIRVVPEFDMPGHTRSWLVGYPELSSDPGPYTIRREFGVEGVAMDPTKESTYQFIDGFLGEMATIFPDPYLHLGGDETPGTQWKANPRVVAFMKEHNFKNTEELQTYFSQKVLELAKKHGKHMVGWDEILNPALPTDAIIHSWRGAKSLYDAAGRGYQGILSQPYYLDHMKSAEEYYLADPLPAGNGLTPEQARLVLGGEACMWGEHVNELSIDSRIWPRTAAVAERLWSPAATRDVDDMYRRLGVESLRIEALAGTTHLTHEGAALRELAGTEDINALRVFSSVLQPVPFGDRYRGQHTSQLTPLDLLVDAVRPDPPSRQQIAVLVRDLLKSPKANSDARNQLIRAFESWTAAAPAVEAQMDRSPLLAAARPRAQQLAQLGKAGQQALEYLAGKKAPAGWKQSSLAAIEAARKPQSLVRFTVLDPLHDLVNAVQ